In Prunus dulcis chromosome 1, ALMONDv2, whole genome shotgun sequence, the following are encoded in one genomic region:
- the LOC117614436 gene encoding LOW QUALITY PROTEIN: pre-mRNA-splicing factor cwf25 (The sequence of the model RefSeq protein was modified relative to this genomic sequence to represent the inferred CDS: deleted 1 base in 1 codon), whose protein sequence is MALKFLNKKGWHTGSLLNIENVWKAEQKHEAEQKKLDELRKQIVEERKSGALLVPIVSKPLKPYSSAASKQQASASVSGAMFEEKPQSANDAWRKLHLDPLLMIRQREQEIYKSSLFLFNLNSENDTAEVERRKSGHRKISKYVKHSDSEDESRKSARRRENNFKHSDSEDESRISAHRSGKNPVKRSDSEDEFRYRTRRSEKNHVKHSDSEDESRIRAHRSGKNPVKHSDSEDEFRYRTRRSEKNHVKHSDSKDE, encoded by the exons atggcGTTGAAATTTCTGAACAAGAAGGGATGGCACACAGGGAGCCTTCTG AACATAGAGAACGTGTGGAAGGCAGAGCAAAAGCACGAGGCCGAGCAGAAGAAGTTGGACGAGCTCCGCAAACAGATCGTTGAAGAGCGCAAGAGTG GAGCCCTGTTGGTTCCGATAGTTTCAAAACCTTTGAAGCCTTACTCCTCTGCCGCCTCCAAG CAGCAGGCATCAGCATCTGTGTCGGGAGCTATGTTCGAAGAAAAGCCTCAATCTGCCAATGATGCTTGGAGGAAGCTCCACTTGGATCCTTTGCTTATGATTCGGCAGCGTGAGCAGGAA ATCTATAAGTcttctctatttctttttaacttgA ATTCAGAAAATGACACTGCCGAAGTGGAAAGGAGGAAGAGTGGTCATCGTAAGATATCAAAGTATGTTAAGCATTCAGATTCGGAAGATGAATCACGTAAAAGCGCACGTCGACGTGAGAATAATTTCAAGCATTCAGATTCAGAAGATGAATCACGTATCAGCGCACATCGAAGTGGGAAGAACCCTGTTAAGCGTTCAGATTCCGAAGATGAATTCCGTTACAGAACACGGAGAAGTGAGAAGAACCATGTTAAACATTCAGATTCAGAAGATGAATCACGTATCAGAGCACATCGAAGTGGGAAGAACCCTGTTAAGCATTCAGATTCCGAAGATGAATTCCGTTACAGAACACGGAGAAGTGAGAAGAATCATGTTAAACATTCAGATTCCAAAGATGAATGA